The nucleotide window ACAAATCTTATCAGCCGGGTGGTTATTCCATTGGAAAGACGGCGCTGCAGGGGCATGTGTTGTGGGGGCATGTTCAGGAAACGGGAACCGATTAACAGATCAACACCTTCCATTCCATCCAGGAGGAGGGGTATGCACCGGGGGTCATGTTGACAATCACCATCCAGAAGAACCATGAGATCGTAATCATCTGAAATGGCACTTTTAAGTCCAGTTTTAATAGCCGCACCTTTACCAATGTTTTTTTCATGTTTTAAAACATTTGATTTTGCATTTATTGCAAGTGCGGATGTCTCATCAGTGGATCCGTCATCTACAACTAGAACATCCGAATATTTTTTAACACCGTTAACCACATGGGCTATAGTGTTTTCTTCGTTGTAAGCAGGAATAATAGTTATGATTCTCATTTAAATATCCTGTAATCATTAATGGTAATTAACAAGTCTTAATTGAAATTAACAAAGTCAGCAATAATATTATATTATAAATTTAAATATTTTCATTCAATATAAAGTCATGGTGTCCCAATGAACTGTCCTCAAATATTGCGAGAAAAACCTGTTTTATTACTATTGATCCCGGCTTTAGCCGCATTTTTCATAGCGCTGATTCCCACCCTAAAGTATCAGTGGCCATTGGGTGGAGATATTTTTTATCATGTCCATCTGGCTAAACTTTACATGGAACAGGGACTGGTTTACTGGGATCCCTTAACATCAGCACCATATGGGCGCCCTATTTTTTATCCCCCTGTTTTTCATTTGTTACTGCTTTCAGTGGGCCTTATCTTTGGGGACATGTTCACGGCAGCCCGGGTTTTACAACCGGTACTAACTCTGTTCTTATTTTTATCCTTTGCTTATGTAGCATACAAACTTTACGAAAGTGTCTTGGTAGGGGTTACCGCAGGATTCTTTATATTTTTCAGTGTTGTTTTCCAGAGATTTATTCTACCTGGCCCGGAAAACCTGGCCCTCATACTGTTTCCCCTGGTAATCTATGGATTCTATCTTTCCACTAAAAATAAGAGCTATAAATATGCTTCAATATCCGGTATCATTGCAGGGGTGGTATTTTTAACCCACATGTTATCAGCTTCTTTTCTTGTTTTGGTAACATCTATTTACGCTATTTTAATTAGTTTAAAGGATAAATCGATTTTAAAATACTGGCTGGTCTTCCTGGTTTCCACGCTCCTGGTGGCATCTATCTGGTGGGCACCATTACTACTTAAATATGGTCTTGTTTTCAATTCTGGTGGAGATTCTCCATATATGGTGAGCTTGTTAAGTTACCCTAAATTTTTCGGTGTTTTAACACTCCTGTTCGCATTTTTAGGTGCTATTGGAATGATTAAAAGGAGATCCAGGCAGGATATCCTGATATTAATCTCTTTAATATCTATTTTACTGGTTAGCAACCTGAATTACCTGGGAATACCCATCCTAAGTAATCGTTTTTTAACATTTGCCCTTTTCCCACTGGTGGTTATGGCCGGGGTGGGAGTTAACTACTTAAAAACTGTAATTGCCGAAAAAAACATCTCCCAAAAATTTTATGGTATTTTCATTGCCTGTGTATATGTATCATCGGTTATGATCGGATATTCCATGCTGGCTGATGTTGATAGTGGTTTTTTATGGTTAAGGGCCTCGGATGGTGAACTGGACATTGCCGAATGGTTCCAGGAAAACGGAGATAAAAAGAGCGTGGTAGTAGCCTATAACTTTAGAGATCCGTTTATAGTAGCTATAAGCAGACAACCAGTAGCAACAGGGGGTTATGGTCAGGGAATAGTACATACCCTTGATATTCAGAAGTATGCTGATGGTGGGATGAATCAATCTGATTACATAAACGATAATGTAGGATATGTGGTTCTCCCTTCAGGTATGAATGCTCCACCGTATACTACACTGGCATATAAAAACAACTATTATCAAATATTCACTTTCAACAAATAACGGGATTTAAGGAGATTAAACTTTAATCTCCCTTTAGTAATCTCCCTTTAGTAATCTGCCTATTTAGTAATCTCCCTATTGCCAATAATTTCCATATTTTTGGGCATAATATAGCATTAATTTTTATATTTAAGCAATTTTAATCATTAATATGCTCATAATATTGATCTAAAGATACAGATATCAACTAAATAGATATGAGGGTCACTTTAGGTGTTCTGTTCACGTTAGATATTTCAGGTTACTTTAAGCTCTCTCCAGGAAGATAGGTCCATCAACTGCCCATTTTTATCATTGACATCGGTGTTCATCATCAAAAAGGATACATTCTTAAAAATATTCAGGGGGAGCTTTAACACCAACATGTTGCCCTGGACTTCAACTGTGGCATTATTTTCAGGCTGGAGGCTGTTAACCGATTTTTTTTCATAGACTGCAGTACCATTTTGAACTT belongs to uncultured Methanobacterium sp. and includes:
- a CDS encoding glycosyltransferase family 2 protein; the encoded protein is MRIITIIPAYNEENTIAHVVNGVKKYSDVLVVDDGSTDETSALAINAKSNVLKHEKNIGKGAAIKTGLKSAISDDYDLMVLLDGDCQHDPRCIPLLLDGMEGVDLLIGSRFLNMPPQHMPLQRRLSNGITTRLIRFVTGYHITDSQCGFRVISKKAAPFFVDIPYNDYVYESEVLCRASENDLVVSERPIQCIYGNEKSYVRARHVVHYVMFTLRLLVRKLLRRI
- a CDS encoding 6-pyruvoyl-tetrahydropterin synthase-related protein — its product is MNCPQILREKPVLLLLIPALAAFFIALIPTLKYQWPLGGDIFYHVHLAKLYMEQGLVYWDPLTSAPYGRPIFYPPVFHLLLLSVGLIFGDMFTAARVLQPVLTLFLFLSFAYVAYKLYESVLVGVTAGFFIFFSVVFQRFILPGPENLALILFPLVIYGFYLSTKNKSYKYASISGIIAGVVFLTHMLSASFLVLVTSIYAILISLKDKSILKYWLVFLVSTLLVASIWWAPLLLKYGLVFNSGGDSPYMVSLLSYPKFFGVLTLLFAFLGAIGMIKRRSRQDILILISLISILLVSNLNYLGIPILSNRFLTFALFPLVVMAGVGVNYLKTVIAEKNISQKFYGIFIACVYVSSVMIGYSMLADVDSGFLWLRASDGELDIAEWFQENGDKKSVVVAYNFRDPFIVAISRQPVATGGYGQGIVHTLDIQKYADGGMNQSDYINDNVGYVVLPSGMNAPPYTTLAYKNNYYQIFTFNK